A genomic stretch from Arachis stenosperma cultivar V10309 chromosome 3, arast.V10309.gnm1.PFL2, whole genome shotgun sequence includes:
- the LOC130966332 gene encoding uncharacterized protein LOC130966332 has product MANPRGEYKAITLRSGKVVEETPPSQSHQEEEIAKEPEIKKEEKTSAPSSPKQVLKPYVRQAPYPQRLRKVGKDSQFSRFLKIFKKIQMIIPFAEALEKMSLYAKFLKELMTRKRNWGEKETVVLTEECSAIIQKKLPQKLKDLGSFQIPCIIGDMNIEKALCDIGASINLISLAMMKRMRIEEAKPTRMALQLADRTFKFPYGVVEDLLVKVGEFIFPADFVVLDMEEEDSTSVILGRPFLATAGAIIDV; this is encoded by the coding sequence CACCCCCAAGTCAAAGCcaccaagaagaagaaattgcaAAGGAACCTGAAAtcaagaaggaagaaaaaacCTCTGCACCATCCTCACCAAAGCAAGTTCTGAAGCCTTATGTGCGACAAGCACCCTATCCACAAAGGCTGAGGAAGGTTGGGAAAGACAGCCAGTTCTCTAGATTCCTAAAAATCTTCAAGAAGATCCAGATGATCATACCCTTTGCTGAGGCACTAGAGAAAATGTCgctctatgccaagttcttaaaagAACTTATGACAAGGAAAAGAAACTGGGGTGAGAAAGAAACTGTGGTACTTACTGAAGAGTGCAGTGCTATAATACAAAAGAAGCTCCCCCAAAAATTGAAAGACCTTGGGAGTTTTCAAATCCCATGTATCATTGGGGATATGAACATTGAGAAGGCATTATGTGACATCGGagcaagcataaacctcatttCTTTGGCCATGATGAAAAGAATGAGAATAGAGGAAGCCAAGCCAACAAGAATGGCACTTCAATTGGCTGACAGAACGTTTAAATTCCCCTATGGTGTGGTGGAAGATCTATTGGTGAAAGTGGGAGAATTCATcttcccagctgattttgttgTGCTTGACATGGAGGAAGAAGACAGCACATCTGTCATCCTAGGAAGGCCATTCCTAGCTACTGCTGGAGCTATAATTGATGTTTAA